A stretch of DNA from Armatimonadia bacterium:
TCCGGTGTTGTTGGTGCGCGCCACGGAACGCGAGTGATCCGGCACCCGTGGTAACCTCCAGGCACTACGCTGAGATCGAGGCTCGTCGATGAAGAGCGAAGGCAAGCACCGCGCACGGAAGTCCGGCGACACAGGCAGGGGCCTCAGCAGCTATGAGGTCACCGAGGTGCTGCGGGCCTACAATGTCGGCAAGCTCCAGTTCACACGGCCCGGTGCAGGCACGGCCAGTCCGGCCGTCATCGTGGTCACCAACCGTGGCACCTTCTTCCTCAAGCGGCGCAATCCCCGGTACTGCTCGCGGGGGCAGCTCAACTACGACCACTCGGTGGTCCGGCATCTGGCCAAGTCCGGCCTGCCGGTGGTCACGCCGGTCCGCACCCTGGACGGCAGTCGCTGGCTGGAGCGCGAGGAGAGCATCTACGAGCTCTACCCCTTCATCGTGGGCAAGGCTGCGCAGTTGGGGAACGTCGACCAGGTGAAAGCGGCCGGCGGACTCCTGGGCCGGTTCCATCGCGCCACCGAGGACTTCGCACCCAAGGGCGAAAAGCCCCAGGTGCGCATGCACGACCCGCGAGCGACCCTGGCCGGTCTGCGAGAGGCGGGCCAGGAGCTGCAGACCCGGCAGCGCAGGGCCGAGGACCCGCCCGAACGCCTGGACAGTTGGGCCTCTCAGTTGGCGGAGTTGGAGGACACGGCGCACGACATCCTCCAGCGGCTCCCGGATGCCGCCTACTGGGGCCTTCCGCAGTGTGTCATCCACGGCGACTACCACCCGGCGAACCTCAAGTACCAGGGCAACGAGATCGTGGGCCTGTTCGACTTCGACTGGGTGGGGAAACAGCCGCGGATGGTGGACGTTGCAGACGGGCTCATCTTCGGATGCGGAGTCCGGAAGGCACCCATGGACGCCGGCGACATTCGGGCACTGACACAGACCTTCCGGTTCGATCGGGCGCTTCTTGGGTCCTTCGGGCAGGGGTATGGGGCCGAGATAGAGCCGACTGCCGAAGAGTTGCGCGCTCTGCCGGATCTGCTCCGGGCGCGCTGGCTCTTCTGCCGGGTCGACGCGATGCAGCGCAAGGTGGCACAGAGGGAGCGGCTGTCCTACCTGCTGGAGGACGCCGGTGAGCCGCTCGCGCAGATCAGCCAACTCGAGGAAGGGCTACAAGCAGGTGAGTGGCTGCGGGGTTAGTCAGAGATCAGCTGTGGCGCAAAGGGCTCCAGGTAGTCGCGCCACTCCTGGTGCCGCAGGGCGTCGGTGAAGGTGGCATAGCTCAGATAGGGGATGAAGCGCGGTCGCCGTGGGGGCCGCGCCAGTGTCATCTGGGCATCCTCAAGCGTCTTGTTCCCCTTCTTGTTGTTGCACTCAACGCAGCAGGCGACGAGGTTCTCCCAGGTGTGCCCGCCGCTGCGCTCCTTCGGGATGACGTGGTCCAGCGTGAGGTTCTTGGCCTTCTTGCCACAGTACTGGCAGGTATAGCCGTCGCGGGCCATGATGCTCGAACGCGAGATCCTCACCTCAGGCAAAGGACGCCGAACGTGGTAGTTGAGCCGGACCACCGAGGGCATGCGAAGGCTCTTCGTGCAGGAGCGCAGGACCTTGCCATCCGGCTGGACAGTACTGGCCTTTCCCAGGTAGATGAGGGTGACGGCCCGCTGCCAGCTAGTGACATTGAGCGGTTCGTAGTTCTGGTTGAGGACAAGCACGCGTCCGTTCGTAGCCATGGTTGATGTCTCTGATGCCCGCGATCGGGTGGACCAGGGTGGGTTCGCAAGAGTTGACAGGCGACGTCTGCGCATGGGTGGCCGCCTATCTGGTGCACATAAACGAAACGCCCCGCCGGGAAGGACTCCTTCGGCGGGGCGTTGTGTTACGCATGCAGGTATGGATGTATCGCCAGTGGACACGGAAAGCCTAAGGCAGCGTGTCTGCCTCGTCGCAGGAGCTTAGTCGTCACTGCCGACCAGCGTCCACAAGACATCGGATACACCCTTTGGCCAGTGTCAAGTTACATGCAGAGTGTAACAAAGGGCCTGCGAGCAAGTCAAGTCAGGGCTCAACGGGCCCCCTTGAAGCGGCTGAAAAAGCCGTCGACTACTCAAACCAACTGCTGGTGGTGCTGGGTTCGATGCCGGGGCCATCGTCCTCGTAGGCCAGAGGGAACTCGACGGTCGCGCCGCCCTCTCGGCTGGACTTGTAGATGGCCTTGATGACCTCGACGGCCCTGCGGGCCTCGGAGCCCGGGATCTCGACTTCGCGGTCCTCACGGATGGCCTGGACGAGGTCGGCAACATGCTGGGTGTGGCCGGTGGCGGTGAGGCCGGCAGTCGGGTCGGCTGCAGTCCCCTTGCCGCCTTCGCCCTGGACCTCGGCGCCCTCTTCGCCCTTGACGTCCCAGACAGCGATCTTGTCGCCCTTGAGCTTGATGGTGCCGTTGTCGCCGCTGATCTCGATGTCGCAGCCGTAGCCCGGGGTGACGGAGGTGGTGCCCTCGATCACGCCGACGGCGCCATTGACGAACTCAACGATGGCGACGGCTGTGTCTTCAACTTCGATGTTGCGGACGAGGCGCCGGCAGTAGGCGCTGAGGCGCTTGACGTCACCCATGAGGTAGAGGAGCAGGTCGATACCGTGGACGCCCTGATTCATGAGTGCGCCGCCGCCGTCGAGACCCCAGGTGGCGCGCCAGTCGCCACTGGCATAGTACTGGTGGCTGCGGAAGTACTTCTGGTAGCAGTCACCAAGGACGAGCTTGCCGAGCTTGCCGCTGCGCACGGCCTCGCGGACCTTCTTGGACTGCGCGTAGGTGCGGCGCTGGAAGACGCCGGAGAGCTTGCGGTTGCAGGCCCTGGAGGTCTCGACCATGGCATCGATCTTGGCCAGGGTGATGTCCATGGGCTTCTCGCACAGGACGTGCTTGCCGGCTTCCATGGCCATGATCGCGACGTCGCCGTGGAGACCGCTGGGGACACAGACGCAGACGGCTTCGACGTTGTCCTGGTTGAGCATGTCTTCCACGTTGCGGTAGGCCTTGACGCCGGTGCCGCTATCGTCGGCGAACTTCTTGGCCTTGTCGAGGACGATGTCGCAGCAGGCTACGAGCTTGGCACCCGGTGCACCCTTGATTGCGTCACGGTGCGTCGGCGCGATCACGCCGCAGCCGATGATCCCGAATCCGATGTCACTGCTCTTGGTCGACGTCTTCTTGGTGGTGGGCATACACTGCCTCTCCCTTCGAACGGTGTAGAAGGATTGCGACGAGCGTCTCATACGGTGTGTCGTTCGCGTCGGATAGTCATGTGATAGCGCGCGGCGACGGGCCTGGGTCAGCACCCGCGGAGCCGCCCAGGGGACACAGGTCTATTCTCCGGCGCTGAGCCCCTCGACGATCTGGGTCATGCACAGGATGCCCTCAGCGGTTCCGTCCACCACGTCGGAGGTCAGGTCCTCGCCCATGGACATCTTGAGCCAGCTCCCATTGGCCAACTGGTTTGCCAGCAGGCCGTCAGCGACGGAGATGGCAATGCGCCGGTAGTTCTGGTTGCCGGTGGCTGCGTAGAGCAGGGCGGCGGCCCAGCCGAGAAACCCGCTCTTGTCACTGGTGTAACGGTCGGCGCCGCAGGAGTCGGTGAAGTTCACGAGCTTCTGTGCGGTCTCAAGGTATTCCTTTGCGCCGGTGGCTTCGTGCAGCTTGGCCAGGAAGCCCGCTGCGAGCCCGGGAACGTGATACCACTGGTCACGCTTGCCGACGACCAGCATGGACTGCTCTGCGTTCTCCTCCGAGAACTCCGTCACGAGCGTGCTGCCCTTGACGGTGCGGTAGAACAGGCGCGCCGAGGAGGAAGGCTGTGCATCCCAGATCTTGGCGATGTACTGCCCGGCGAGCACGGCCTCCTCGACCCTACCGCAGTACAGCAGCGCGAGGCCGCAGACGGCAGTGGACAGCACGTCCTGCTCACTGTCAAGGGTTGCGGCCGGCCCGGCAGTGAAGAACCCACCGGTGGGGTGCTGGAAGCTGCCGACGAAGTCCATGGCCCGCAGCGAGACGGCGAACTCCCCGAGGCGCTGAGCGCCGGCAATCAGCCAGGCATTGGCGAGCAACTGGTAGGTCTTGTGGAGCGGCGAGCGTGGAAAGTGGCCGGTGAAATCGCCCTCTTCATCGAGGACGTTCTCGGAGATGTACATGCAGAGCCGGCCGGCACGCTCCGCCTGCCCCATGATGGCCAGTGCGTAGGGCACCTTATGGTAGGTTGCGACTCCGTGGTCGACAGGGTTGAAGGAGCCGTCTTCGTTCTGCTGCGAGAGAAGGAACTTCACGCCCTGGATGGTTGACTGCCGGTACGCTCGGATATCCATGTGCCAACTCTACCTTTCAAACCGTAGAGGCCTGGAGGGCTGACTAGTCATTCCCGGAGGGTTCCCAGGCCCGGCCGTAGTGTTTCCTCTGATAGGCGCGGATGGCCCTGAGGTTGGCGGCCTCGACCTCAGAGGCTGAGCGGGAATGCAGCGCGCCCTTGTAGTACCAATCCTGCTCGTCGAAGTGCTGCTGCCACGCAGGGTTGCTGAAGGAGCGACCCTGGCGAGCCTCGATCTCGGCGGCCATCTGTGATAACTGTCGGTTCGAGTAGTGCGAGAGCGTGCCGGAAGAGACCTTCACCTCCGAGGCCCAGGGGTACCTGCCCTCGTTTCCCCACTCCTGGTCCTTCACGCGGCGCCAGGTGGGGTCACTGTTGTCGGGCCGGGGACGCCTGGTCTCACTGCGGCTGGACGCCCTGGTAGTGGAGCCTTCGGATCGTCTCGAGGCGGAAGCGGAGGTCCTGGCGGAAGACGTCCGGGCCTCCTTCGTCTCGCCGGGCTTGGCCTGGGACTCGCCTTGAGCAGGGGCCGGACCCGACGCTGCCGGCGCAGCGTTCGAGCTGGGCTCCGGGAAGGCGCTCAGGTCAACGGCATTCGCGGCCTCGGGAACTGTCGTCGGTGGTGCGGCAGCCACGGCGGAGTTCTCGGGAGCCAGGTTCTCCATCGGCGGCGCTGTCTCGGACGGGGAGGCCTCAGACGGGCTTGGCTGCGGGTTGTCGGCCACCGGATAGCCGGGTGGTGGCTTGACGCAACCTGTGAGGGAGAGCAGAACGGCCGCGAGCACCAGGAGCACAGGATAGAGTGGTTTCATGGGCTTTCCTCCCCCGGACTGAGCTGTGCAGGCGCAAACAGCCGCACGGGCCGCTAGTCGCAGCCCGT
This window harbors:
- a CDS encoding phosphotransferase, with amino-acid sequence MKSEGKHRARKSGDTGRGLSSYEVTEVLRAYNVGKLQFTRPGAGTASPAVIVVTNRGTFFLKRRNPRYCSRGQLNYDHSVVRHLAKSGLPVVTPVRTLDGSRWLEREESIYELYPFIVGKAAQLGNVDQVKAAGGLLGRFHRATEDFAPKGEKPQVRMHDPRATLAGLREAGQELQTRQRRAEDPPERLDSWASQLAELEDTAHDILQRLPDAAYWGLPQCVIHGDYHPANLKYQGNEIVGLFDFDWVGKQPRMVDVADGLIFGCGVRKAPMDAGDIRALTQTFRFDRALLGSFGQGYGAEIEPTAEELRALPDLLRARWLFCRVDAMQRKVAQRERLSYLLEDAGEPLAQISQLEEGLQAGEWLRG
- a CDS encoding HNH endonuclease produces the protein MATNGRVLVLNQNYEPLNVTSWQRAVTLIYLGKASTVQPDGKVLRSCTKSLRMPSVVRLNYHVRRPLPEVRISRSSIMARDGYTCQYCGKKAKNLTLDHVIPKERSGGHTWENLVACCVECNNKKGNKTLEDAQMTLARPPRRPRFIPYLSYATFTDALRHQEWRDYLEPFAPQLISD
- a CDS encoding Gfo/Idh/MocA family oxidoreductase; this encodes MPTTKKTSTKSSDIGFGIIGCGVIAPTHRDAIKGAPGAKLVACCDIVLDKAKKFADDSGTGVKAYRNVEDMLNQDNVEAVCVCVPSGLHGDVAIMAMEAGKHVLCEKPMDITLAKIDAMVETSRACNRKLSGVFQRRTYAQSKKVREAVRSGKLGKLVLGDCYQKYFRSHQYYASGDWRATWGLDGGGALMNQGVHGIDLLLYLMGDVKRLSAYCRRLVRNIEVEDTAVAIVEFVNGAVGVIEGTTSVTPGYGCDIEISGDNGTIKLKGDKIAVWDVKGEEGAEVQGEGGKGTAADPTAGLTATGHTQHVADLVQAIREDREVEIPGSEARRAVEVIKAIYKSSREGGATVEFPLAYEDDGPGIEPSTTSSWFE
- a CDS encoding YARHG domain-containing protein; the protein is MKPLYPVLLVLAAVLLSLTGCVKPPPGYPVADNPQPSPSEASPSETAPPMENLAPENSAVAAAPPTTVPEAANAVDLSAFPEPSSNAAPAASGPAPAQGESQAKPGETKEARTSSARTSASASRRSEGSTTRASSRSETRRPRPDNSDPTWRRVKDQEWGNEGRYPWASEVKVSSGTLSHYSNRQLSQMAAEIEARQGRSFSNPAWQQHFDEQDWYYKGALHSRSASEVEAANLRAIRAYQRKHYGRAWEPSGND